From a region of the Flavobacterium branchiarum genome:
- the porV gene encoding type IX secretion system outer membrane channel protein PorV → MKKTTLILICLFTTILAKAQERTITTAVPFLLVAADARAAGMADQGVATSADAFSQQWNPAKYAFSEDKQGFSVSYTPYLTDLVNDVSLGQITYFNKINDRNAFAASFRYFGFGDIELRETDSQQEVPRIVSPNEFALDGSYTLKLSEKFSMAVAGRYIRSNLKIASENIDASPASSFAVDVAGFYQSEEIAYNDFNGRWRGGFNIQNIGPKIKYDNDEFNANFLPANLKVGGGFDFILDDYNKIGIGVEFSKLLVPTPQNPDLNGDGTTTKEEINQNRENYRSIGWVPGIFKSFGDAPGGFSEELKEITYSIGAEYMYQDSFAFRAGYFHESPEKGARKFFSLGAGFKYNVVKVDVSYLFSTSNVKNPLENTLRFSLTFNFGEKYEVY, encoded by the coding sequence ATGAAAAAAACTACCCTCATTTTAATTTGCCTTTTTACAACTATTTTAGCAAAGGCACAAGAAAGAACCATTACAACCGCAGTTCCTTTTTTACTAGTAGCTGCCGACGCTAGAGCAGCTGGTATGGCCGACCAAGGAGTCGCCACTTCTGCAGATGCTTTTTCTCAACAATGGAATCCCGCGAAGTATGCCTTCTCAGAAGACAAACAAGGATTCTCTGTTAGTTACACTCCATACCTTACCGATTTAGTAAATGATGTCTCTTTAGGACAAATTACCTATTTCAACAAAATAAACGACCGTAATGCATTTGCTGCGAGTTTTCGTTATTTTGGTTTTGGAGATATTGAATTACGAGAAACAGATAGCCAACAAGAAGTTCCAAGAATTGTATCTCCAAATGAATTTGCTCTTGACGGATCTTACACCCTAAAACTAAGTGAAAAATTCTCAATGGCAGTAGCTGGAAGATACATCCGTTCCAATCTAAAAATCGCTTCAGAAAACATAGATGCATCTCCAGCAAGTTCATTCGCAGTTGATGTTGCCGGTTTCTATCAGTCTGAAGAAATTGCTTATAACGATTTTAACGGAAGATGGAGAGGTGGTTTCAATATTCAAAACATTGGCCCAAAAATTAAATATGACAATGACGAATTCAATGCTAATTTTTTACCTGCTAATCTAAAAGTAGGAGGAGGATTTGATTTCATCTTAGACGATTATAATAAAATTGGTATAGGTGTAGAATTTAGTAAACTACTAGTACCAACACCTCAAAACCCAGATTTAAACGGAGACGGTACAACCACAAAAGAAGAAATAAACCAAAACAGAGAAAACTACCGATCAATCGGTTGGGTACCTGGTATTTTCAAATCGTTTGGCGATGCTCCAGGCGGATTTAGTGAAGAATTAAAAGAGATCACTTATAGCATTGGTGCAGAATACATGTACCAAGATTCATTTGCATTTCGCGCTGGTTATTTTCATGAAAGCCCAGAAAAAGGAGCAAGAAAATTCTTTTCTTTAGGAGCTGGATTCAAGTACAACGTTGTTAAAGTAGATGTTTCATACCTATTTTCAACATCAAACGTAAAAAATCCATTAGAAAACACACTTCGTTTCTCTCTAACGTTTAACTTTGGCGAAAAATACGAAGTATATTAA
- the porU gene encoding type IX secretion system sortase PorU produces the protein MKNTLLTFFILLYINSFAQTKEDITLNWLDKKDMYFGDFKVNAPLFSGNNYHLNSDTRTISYTLNLTQSNYSESSTVQLSNIIYETISENQLGDLILKNVPKKPNESLIISSARGINQALLTLSPIINDGNGYKRIKSFTYNIITNSQDNTSSRKALARKNTAISNSVLASGDWYRFYIEKSGVYKISKSFLQSLNSDLIKTNPKKIKIYGNGGRMLPLSNATYYPNDLTENAIQIIGENDGSFDNDDYILFYAEGTDTWNNESRTSNNLYDNKSYYYITTQGGDGKRISQMQFPTGSSTINISTFDDHKHHEKDLVNITHLGREWYGEAFEINNEQEFDFNFPNIDISTPVKIQVKTASASFTTTSFKITANQQEIENTNFSALTANSEIKFYTDSIRSNKTFTGTENIKIKLNYNNGGIPGSKGYLDRISLIAKRKLQGYGKQFLFQYDLADSTPGIASYNLTNTTGINQIWDITDLYNITTLENQNQSTISFKAQLGEVRKYIALDPSDYYTPFKENKTKISNQNLKGTLLKNNQGTFQDIDYAIITPSFLSNQAEKLAAFHRSHSNLNVKVITTESIYQEFSSGKQDIAAIRNCIKYIYDNASSSEKRIKYVNLFGDASYDYKDRTNNNGNIVPIYLSLRSNTSGEASFASDDFYGLMDNNEGNITSFYGGIDIAVGRMLVNDARQASEMVNKVLEYHDIKSFGNWKNNFVLIADDSDKASDATLQSRQNKLADVITAEKPFFNVDKILLDSYVEEASSGGARYPKARTDLFEAFEKGALVFNYLGHGGEDGLAGERIWGKSDGQNLNNQYKYPLFITITCEFSRFDDPTRPTAGEYTYWNPKGGAIAMLTTTRSIGQFSAENFNDILSKNLLSYGSNQYNTISESLRISKNSNPSSSSNVIVYIGDPALMLAIPKPKINLTKVNDVIISQPIDDFKSLAKIKLSGEITDENNNLLTNYNGELTTAIFDKTITASTLNNNGFSPAMQFNTLGETIFRGSASITNGLFEFSFVVPRDIRIPLGNGKISFYAKKQQLLENQTGYNTTVKIGGINENAPKDNNSPKVQLYMNDETFVSGGVTNESPFLLANLEDENGINTASGIGHDIVAILDGDVSNPYILNDYYQTKLDDYTHGTLRFPFRNLATGLHTVSVTAWDVYNNPVTTEIQFVVSGDDSITLTHVLNYPNPFTTYTEFWFSHNKPYEPLEVQVQVMTITGKIVWTKNQIITTEGFLSRDITWNGRDDFGDRIGKGVYIYKLTVKSNTTNKKAEKFEKLVIL, from the coding sequence ATGAAGAACACACTACTAACTTTTTTTATCTTACTATATATCAATTCTTTTGCACAAACAAAAGAAGACATCACTTTAAATTGGCTTGACAAAAAAGATATGTATTTTGGTGACTTTAAAGTAAATGCCCCTCTATTTTCGGGCAACAACTATCATTTGAACTCCGACACAAGGACTATTTCATACACTTTAAACCTTACACAATCTAATTATTCCGAAAGCAGTACAGTTCAGTTATCAAATATAATCTACGAAACAATTTCAGAAAATCAACTTGGTGATTTAATCCTAAAAAACGTACCTAAAAAACCCAATGAATCATTGATAATTTCTTCTGCAAGAGGAATAAACCAAGCCTTACTAACTTTATCCCCAATAATTAATGATGGAAATGGATACAAAAGAATAAAATCCTTTACCTATAATATAATAACAAATTCTCAAGACAATACTTCATCAAGAAAAGCATTAGCCCGAAAGAATACAGCCATATCCAATTCAGTATTAGCATCCGGAGATTGGTATAGATTTTACATTGAAAAATCAGGAGTGTACAAAATATCAAAAAGCTTCTTACAAAGCTTAAACTCGGACTTAATAAAGACCAATCCTAAAAAGATAAAAATATACGGTAACGGAGGGAGAATGCTTCCCTTATCTAATGCAACCTACTACCCAAACGACCTAACAGAAAATGCAATTCAAATTATAGGCGAAAATGACGGAAGCTTTGACAATGACGACTATATTTTATTTTACGCCGAGGGTACAGACACTTGGAACAACGAAAGCAGAACCTCTAATAACTTATACGACAACAAATCGTACTACTATATAACAACTCAAGGAGGAGACGGGAAAAGAATTTCACAAATGCAATTCCCAACAGGAAGTAGCACAATAAACATATCAACATTTGACGATCACAAGCACCACGAAAAAGACCTTGTAAATATCACACATTTAGGACGTGAATGGTACGGCGAAGCATTTGAAATTAACAATGAACAAGAATTTGACTTTAACTTTCCAAATATTGACATTTCAACACCTGTCAAAATACAAGTTAAAACAGCATCTGCTTCCTTTACAACCACCTCTTTCAAAATCACAGCAAACCAACAAGAAATAGAAAACACTAATTTTAGCGCACTAACCGCAAATTCCGAAATTAAATTCTACACCGATTCCATTCGCTCAAACAAAACATTTACTGGAACCGAAAACATAAAAATAAAACTTAACTACAACAACGGTGGTATCCCAGGCTCTAAAGGATACTTAGACCGAATTAGTCTAATTGCAAAAAGAAAACTACAAGGTTACGGGAAACAGTTTCTTTTTCAATATGACCTCGCAGATTCAACTCCCGGAATCGCAAGTTACAACCTAACGAACACAACTGGAATTAATCAAATCTGGGACATTACAGACCTATATAATATAACAACTCTTGAAAACCAAAACCAAAGCACAATCAGCTTTAAAGCACAACTAGGCGAAGTACGAAAATATATAGCCTTGGATCCTTCTGATTATTACACTCCATTTAAAGAAAACAAGACTAAAATTTCAAATCAAAATTTAAAAGGAACATTATTAAAGAACAACCAAGGTACTTTTCAAGACATTGATTATGCCATCATCACCCCTTCCTTTTTATCAAATCAAGCCGAAAAACTAGCTGCTTTTCATAGATCTCACTCTAATTTAAATGTAAAAGTAATTACTACAGAATCTATCTACCAAGAATTTTCATCTGGAAAACAAGACATAGCCGCGATTCGAAATTGCATTAAATACATTTACGACAATGCATCTTCTTCTGAAAAAAGAATTAAATATGTCAATCTTTTTGGCGATGCATCTTACGATTACAAAGACCGAACCAACAATAACGGAAATATTGTACCTATATATCTCTCACTAAGAAGTAACACTTCGGGAGAAGCTTCATTTGCATCTGATGATTTTTATGGACTAATGGATAATAATGAAGGAAACATAACTTCTTTCTACGGAGGAATAGACATCGCAGTTGGAAGAATGCTTGTTAATGACGCAAGACAAGCAAGCGAAATGGTTAATAAAGTACTCGAATACCACGATATAAAATCATTCGGGAACTGGAAAAATAATTTCGTATTAATAGCAGACGACTCCGACAAAGCATCTGATGCTACATTACAAAGTCGTCAAAATAAATTAGCAGATGTTATCACTGCCGAAAAGCCATTCTTTAATGTAGACAAAATACTTCTAGATTCTTACGTAGAAGAAGCTTCATCTGGAGGAGCAAGATATCCTAAAGCAAGAACCGATTTATTTGAAGCATTCGAAAAAGGAGCTCTCGTTTTTAATTACCTCGGTCATGGAGGCGAAGATGGCTTAGCAGGAGAACGAATTTGGGGAAAATCAGACGGACAAAACCTAAACAATCAATACAAATATCCTTTATTCATAACAATCACTTGTGAATTCTCAAGATTTGATGACCCCACTAGACCAACCGCAGGAGAATACACCTACTGGAACCCAAAAGGTGGGGCCATCGCAATGCTGACTACCACGAGATCAATCGGACAGTTTAGTGCCGAAAACTTCAATGACATCTTATCTAAAAACTTATTGTCATACGGATCGAATCAATACAATACCATTTCGGAATCATTACGTATATCCAAAAACAGTAACCCAAGTTCATCTAGCAATGTCATTGTATACATTGGAGACCCAGCCTTAATGCTCGCAATTCCAAAACCTAAAATAAACTTAACAAAAGTAAACGATGTTATTATTTCCCAACCAATTGACGATTTTAAATCACTTGCAAAAATTAAATTATCAGGTGAAATAACAGATGAAAACAACAATTTACTAACGAATTATAACGGAGAATTAACAACCGCTATATTCGATAAAACAATCACAGCTTCGACTCTAAACAACAATGGATTTAGCCCCGCAATGCAATTCAACACTCTAGGGGAAACTATTTTTAGAGGAAGTGCCTCAATAACAAATGGGCTATTCGAATTTAGCTTTGTCGTACCAAGAGATATTAGAATTCCGTTGGGAAATGGAAAAATTAGCTTTTATGCAAAAAAACAACAGCTTCTTGAGAACCAAACAGGCTACAACACTACAGTAAAAATAGGTGGAATAAATGAAAATGCACCCAAAGACAATAATAGTCCCAAAGTTCAGTTATATATGAATGATGAAACATTTGTATCAGGAGGGGTTACAAATGAATCACCTTTTTTACTTGCAAACCTTGAAGATGAAAATGGAATAAATACAGCAAGTGGAATCGGACATGATATAGTTGCAATTCTAGATGGAGACGTCAGTAATCCTTACATATTAAACGATTACTACCAAACCAAGCTAGATGATTACACACATGGAACATTACGCTTTCCATTTCGTAATCTAGCAACAGGACTACACACTGTTTCAGTTACAGCATGGGATGTTTACAACAATCCCGTAACCACTGAGATTCAATTTGTAGTATCGGGAGATGATTCAATTACATTAACACATGTTTTAAATTACCCGAATCCGTTCACAACCTATACTGAGTTTTGGTTTTCACACAACAAACCCTACGAACCCTTAGAGGTTCAAGTACAAGTAATGACAATTACAGGGAAAATTGTTTGGACAAAAAATCAAATCATAACTACCGAAGGCTTTTTATCTCGGGATATAACTTGGAACGGAAGAGACGATTTTGGAGATCGAATTGGTAAAGGAGTTTATATCTATAAACTTACAGTCAAATCGAACACAACAAATAAAAAGGCAGAAAAATTCGAAAAACTTGTCATACTTTAA
- the cdd gene encoding cytidine deaminase, with product MKEISITTQFSVFESIEELSKDIQDLMNEAIAIRKKAYAPYSKFRVGAALLLDNGKIVLGSNQENAAYPSGLCAERVAIFHAGAIYPEAKILKIAISAASDTNQTKAPIPPCGSCRQSIAEYEIKQETPIEIYFMGEIGAVYQSASLKNLLPFMFDKKFL from the coding sequence ATGAAAGAAATATCTATTACAACCCAGTTTTCAGTTTTTGAATCTATCGAAGAACTTTCAAAAGACATTCAAGACTTAATGAACGAAGCAATTGCTATTCGCAAAAAAGCCTATGCTCCATATTCAAAATTTAGAGTTGGTGCAGCATTACTTTTAGACAATGGTAAAATTGTTTTAGGTTCAAATCAAGAAAACGCAGCCTATCCTTCAGGTCTTTGTGCTGAACGAGTAGCGATTTTTCATGCGGGAGCAATTTACCCAGAAGCTAAAATTTTAAAAATCGCAATTTCAGCTGCTTCAGATACAAACCAGACAAAAGCCCCTATTCCACCATGTGGCTCTTGCAGACAATCAATTGCAGAATATGAAATAAAACAAGAGACTCCAATAGAAATTTATTTCATGGGCGAAATTGGCGCAGTTTACCAATCGGCATCACTAAAAAACTTACTTCCTTTTATGTTTGATAAAAAGTTCTTGTAA
- a CDS encoding UDP-N-acetylmuramoyl-tripeptide--D-alanyl-D-alanine ligase yields MDIAHIHNLFLQCQSVSTDTRKIALNSMFFAIKGDNFDANTFADEALQKGALFVIIDNASYFIDQRTILVEDSLIALQELAKFHRAYLQLPIIALTGSNGKTTTKELINVVLSKKYKTKATVGNLNNHIGVPLTLLSFTKDTEIGIVEMGANHKKEIEFLCELAQPDFGYVTNFGKAHLEGFGGIEGVIEGKSELYKYLSANNKIAFVNLDDAIQVEKTSAIKSFTFGHKKANADVVISTITANPFVVLGFDDQTITSHLIGLYNANNISAAVAIGKYFKIEDLAIKGALESYIPENNRSQLLIKGTNEIILDAYNANPSSMAVAIENFIQLEKQNKVMILGDMFELGSESEQEHKIIVTSLLNESKTNCYFIGPSFYKHKIEKENLHFFDSFDSFVAYLKIITFNEQTMLIKGSRGMALERTLNYI; encoded by the coding sequence ATGGATATTGCTCACATTCATAATTTATTTTTACAATGTCAATCAGTTTCGACTGATACCCGTAAAATAGCATTAAACTCAATGTTTTTTGCTATAAAAGGAGATAATTTTGATGCCAATACATTTGCAGATGAGGCTTTGCAAAAAGGAGCTCTATTTGTAATAATTGATAATGCATCTTACTTTATCGATCAAAGAACAATTTTGGTTGAGGATAGTTTGATTGCTTTACAGGAGCTGGCAAAATTTCACCGAGCTTATTTGCAATTGCCTATTATTGCCTTAACGGGAAGTAATGGTAAAACAACTACCAAAGAGCTAATAAATGTTGTGCTTTCTAAAAAGTACAAAACCAAAGCTACAGTTGGAAATTTAAACAACCATATAGGTGTTCCATTAACGTTGTTATCGTTTACTAAAGATACCGAAATTGGTATTGTGGAAATGGGAGCTAATCATAAAAAGGAAATTGAATTTTTGTGCGAATTGGCACAACCTGATTTTGGATATGTGACTAATTTTGGTAAAGCGCACCTTGAAGGATTTGGTGGAATAGAAGGAGTAATAGAAGGAAAAAGCGAATTGTATAAATATCTTTCTGCAAATAATAAAATTGCTTTTGTTAACCTTGATGATGCAATTCAGGTTGAGAAAACTAGTGCAATAAAGAGTTTTACATTTGGACATAAAAAAGCCAATGCAGATGTTGTTATAAGTACCATTACAGCTAATCCTTTTGTAGTTTTAGGTTTCGATGACCAAACTATTACTTCACATTTGATAGGGCTTTACAACGCTAATAACATAAGTGCTGCGGTAGCAATAGGGAAATACTTTAAGATTGAAGATTTGGCTATTAAGGGAGCTTTAGAAAGTTATATTCCGGAAAACAATCGCTCACAATTATTGATTAAGGGAACAAACGAAATTATTCTTGATGCGTATAATGCAAACCCAAGTAGTATGGCGGTTGCTATCGAAAATTTTATCCAATTAGAGAAGCAAAATAAAGTTATGATTCTGGGGGATATGTTTGAGCTTGGTTCTGAAAGTGAGCAAGAGCATAAAATTATTGTGACATCATTATTAAATGAAAGCAAAACGAATTGCTATTTTATAGGTCCTTCGTTTTATAAACATAAAATTGAAAAAGAGAATTTACATTTCTTTGATTCGTTTGATTCATTCGTCGCTTATTTAAAAATTATAACTTTTAATGAACAGACAATGCTTATTAAAGGTTCACGAGGAATGGCGCTAGAAAGAACATTAAATTATATTTAA
- the pdhA gene encoding pyruvate dehydrogenase (acetyl-transferring) E1 component subunit alpha gives MKEVTKEVYLKWYEDMLLWRKFEDKLAALYIQQKVRGFLHLYNGQEAVLAGALHVMDLTKDKMITAYRNHVQPIGMGVDPKRVMAELLGKATGTSKGMGGSMHIFSKEHRFYGGHGIVGGQIPVGAGLAFADKYFETGGVTMTYFGDGAARQGSLHEAFNMAMLWKLPVVFIVENNGYAMGTSVERTANHTDIWKLGLGYEMPCGPVDGMNPVKVAEAMYEAVERARRGDGPTFLEMKTYRYRGHSMSDAQLYRSKEEVEEYKKIDPITQVLDVIVDQKFATEEEIEAIDQRVKDLVEECVKFAEESPYPDLQQLYDVVYAQENYPFTPHKL, from the coding sequence ATGAAAGAAGTTACAAAAGAGGTATATTTAAAGTGGTATGAAGACATGCTACTTTGGAGAAAGTTTGAAGACAAACTAGCAGCATTGTACATCCAACAAAAAGTAAGAGGATTTCTTCACCTATACAATGGTCAAGAAGCAGTACTTGCTGGTGCATTGCATGTCATGGATTTGACAAAAGATAAAATGATAACTGCTTACAGAAATCACGTACAACCAATTGGTATGGGTGTTGACCCAAAACGTGTAATGGCTGAACTTTTAGGAAAAGCAACAGGAACATCTAAAGGAATGGGTGGTTCTATGCACATTTTCTCAAAAGAACACCGTTTTTACGGAGGTCACGGAATCGTAGGTGGACAAATTCCTGTAGGAGCTGGTTTAGCTTTTGCAGATAAATATTTTGAAACAGGTGGTGTAACTATGACTTATTTTGGTGATGGTGCAGCAAGACAAGGTTCTCTTCACGAAGCTTTCAACATGGCTATGCTATGGAAACTTCCAGTTGTATTTATTGTTGAAAACAACGGATATGCAATGGGAACTTCAGTTGAAAGAACTGCAAACCATACTGATATTTGGAAACTTGGTTTAGGTTACGAAATGCCTTGTGGACCAGTTGACGGAATGAACCCAGTGAAAGTTGCAGAAGCAATGTACGAAGCTGTTGAAAGAGCTCGTCGTGGTGATGGACCAACATTCTTAGAAATGAAAACATACCGTTACAGAGGACACTCAATGTCTGATGCACAATTATATCGTTCTAAAGAAGAAGTAGAAGAATACAAAAAAATTGACCCAATTACACAAGTTCTTGACGTAATTGTTGATCAAAAATTTGCTACAGAAGAAGAAATTGAAGCTATTGACCAAAGAGTAAAAGACTTGGTAGAAGAATGTGTGAAATTTGCTGAAGAATCTCCATATCCAGACTTACAACAACTTTATGATGTGGTATACGCACAAGAAAACTACCCATTTACACCTCATAAACTATAA
- the gldJ gene encoding gliding motility lipoprotein GldJ — MKVNKIMALQLMLSMTLVLGMASCSKKSSSSASRATGWDVKSINGTAQNVSNKKQQAGPGLVFVEGGTFTMGKVQDDVMHDWNNTPTQQHVQSFYMDETEVTNMMYLEYLEWLKKVFPPTEDNYKHIYEGASPDTLVWRNRLGYNETMTNNYLRHPAYANYPVVGVNWIQAVEFSKWRTNRVNEAILEKKGYLKKGAKTDDVNAESNFNTETYLIAPTSTFGGNDEIVLKEGKKVKRAKKGETAEEPKNVYAQRSSGIILPEYRLPTEAEWEYAAAADVGQREYNIYKGQKKYPWSGDYTRSAKRATRGDQLANFKQGNGDYGGIAGWSDDGADITNEVKKYPANDFGLYDMAGNVAEWVADVYRPLIDNEANDFNYFRGNLYAKNKIGKDGKVEIVTKETIKYDTLSNGKIVARNFPGDIAQVPVDEQETYLRQNFSTSDNINYRDGDKQSTKYYDFGGSGEETAAEKAKQAMYNSPKHNVTTDSLGNMVRKYDKSSKRTTLVNDNVRVYKGGSWRDRAYWLDPAQRRYFPQDMATDYIGFRCAMSRVGPKSEKRKSPRN; from the coding sequence ATGAAAGTAAACAAAATTATGGCCTTACAGTTAATGTTATCTATGACATTAGTTCTGGGAATGGCTAGCTGTAGTAAAAAATCTAGCTCAAGTGCATCAAGAGCTACGGGTTGGGACGTTAAGAGTATTAACGGAACAGCACAAAACGTTTCTAATAAAAAACAACAAGCAGGACCAGGATTAGTTTTTGTAGAAGGAGGAACATTTACCATGGGTAAAGTTCAAGATGATGTTATGCATGATTGGAATAATACACCGACACAACAACACGTTCAGTCTTTCTATATGGATGAGACTGAGGTAACAAATATGATGTACTTAGAATATCTTGAATGGTTGAAAAAAGTATTTCCACCTACAGAAGATAACTACAAACATATATATGAAGGAGCTTCACCAGATACTTTGGTTTGGAGAAATCGTTTAGGTTACAACGAAACAATGACTAATAACTACTTAAGACATCCTGCATATGCAAACTACCCAGTAGTTGGTGTAAACTGGATTCAAGCAGTTGAATTTAGTAAATGGAGAACAAACCGTGTAAACGAAGCAATTCTTGAGAAAAAAGGATACCTTAAGAAAGGGGCTAAAACAGATGATGTAAACGCTGAAAGCAACTTTAATACAGAAACATATTTAATTGCACCTACATCTACATTTGGTGGAAACGATGAAATTGTTTTAAAAGAAGGTAAAAAAGTAAAAAGAGCTAAAAAAGGAGAAACTGCTGAGGAGCCTAAAAATGTTTATGCACAGCGTTCTTCTGGAATTATCTTACCAGAATATAGATTGCCTACAGAGGCTGAGTGGGAATATGCTGCTGCTGCTGATGTTGGACAAAGAGAATACAATATCTATAAAGGTCAAAAGAAATACCCTTGGTCTGGAGATTATACTCGTTCTGCAAAAAGAGCAACAAGAGGAGATCAATTGGCTAACTTTAAACAAGGAAATGGAGATTACGGTGGTATAGCTGGATGGTCTGATGACGGTGCAGATATCACAAACGAAGTTAAAAAATATCCTGCAAATGATTTTGGTTTGTATGATATGGCTGGAAACGTAGCCGAGTGGGTTGCCGATGTTTACAGACCTCTTATTGATAATGAAGCAAATGACTTTAACTACTTTAGAGGTAACCTTTATGCTAAGAACAAAATTGGTAAAGATGGTAAAGTAGAAATCGTTACTAAAGAAACTATCAAATACGATACATTAAGTAATGGTAAAATTGTTGCAAGAAATTTCCCTGGAGATATTGCACAAGTACCAGTTGATGAGCAAGAAACTTATTTAAGACAAAACTTCTCTACAAGCGATAACATCAACTATAGAGATGGAGATAAACAATCTACTAAGTATTATGATTTTGGTGGATCTGGTGAGGAAACTGCAGCAGAAAAAGCAAAACAAGCGATGTACAATTCTCCTAAACATAATGTAACAACAGATAGTTTAGGTAACATGGTTAGAAAATACGATAAGTCTAGCAAAAGAACGACTTTAGTAAATGATAATGTTAGAGTTTACAAAGGAGGTTCTTGGAGAGATAGAGCATATTGGTTAGATCCAGCTCAAAGAAGATATTTCCCTCAAGATATGGCAACTGATTACATTGGTTTCAGATGTGCAATGTCAAGAGTAGGACCAAAATCTGAAAAAAGAAAATCACCTAGAAATTAA